A window of Shewanella mesophila contains these coding sequences:
- a CDS encoding Lrp/AsnC family transcriptional regulator, whose protein sequence is MDKFDQAIITALRQDARQSVSSIADTVSLSRSAVSERIKKLEQTGIIRGYQVLLSESQKEGVSAYFEIQHRCPRCADVVHVFQAIPEVVTCRGITGDMDLLVYVQAESMRRLHEIREYIDAQTDIIKIKTHVVMSEWIDNRG, encoded by the coding sequence TTGGACAAATTCGATCAGGCAATCATCACAGCACTGAGACAAGATGCCAGACAAAGCGTTTCCAGTATCGCTGACACCGTGAGCCTATCTCGAAGCGCGGTTTCAGAGCGGATAAAAAAGCTCGAACAGACAGGAATTATTCGCGGCTATCAGGTTTTACTCAGTGAATCTCAAAAAGAGGGAGTTTCCGCTTATTTTGAGATCCAACATCGCTGCCCGCGCTGCGCCGATGTCGTTCATGTATTTCAGGCCATACCCGAAGTTGTCACCTGCCGCGGAATTACTGGCGATATGGATCTACTCGTCTATGTCCAAGCTGAGTCGATGCGACGATTGCATGAGATCAGAGAGTATATCGATGCCCAAACCGATATCATCAAGATAAAAACCCATGTCGTAATGAGCGAGTGGATCGACAACAGAGGTTAG
- the menD gene encoding 2-succinyl-5-enolpyruvyl-6-hydroxy-3-cyclohexene-1-carboxylic-acid synthase produces MQIEKTAELNLLWGSLILEELARLGVQHICMAPGSRSTPLTLAAAKQTKLKQHLHFDERGLAFKALGLAKASCAPVAIITTSGTAVANLYPAIVEAWLTQVPLIVLSGDRPPELLDCGANQAIVQPAIFANYAQQVNLPTPDLSIRPEALLTTLDAAITNQTQPVHINCMYREPLYPGTMSADFTDYLSTLGNWQHTSSPYTQYAKTHLESAPTSDALARFVHGKGVIVVGTLTPQQQPQLIVEFAHKLGWPLLTDAQSQLRQHGAAIGNIDQLLLQPKARALLQQADKVLVFGGRLLSKRLINYLDEQKWKSYWQVLPQQQRLDPSHSAKQIWLSSLSSFTSLPWPRSSEANWAAPLIEVNERLATLFERQIDQGEFGEAQVIRAIASQTDQQLFIGNSLPVRLYDMYAPITSAAASVYTNRGASGIDGLLATACGIAAHKKQPTTLIIGDLSQLHDLNSLAIAAKQSSPLVIVILNNDGGNIFNLLPVPDEKLRSDYYRLSHGFEFGYGAAMFGIAYNQIDDIVSFNEVYRDALAHNGPSVIEVSVAQDQASNQIAKIAAWITQS; encoded by the coding sequence ATGCAGATTGAAAAAACAGCCGAATTGAATCTACTTTGGGGTTCACTCATTTTAGAAGAACTTGCTCGCCTTGGTGTCCAGCACATCTGTATGGCACCGGGATCTCGCTCAACGCCATTAACACTTGCGGCAGCAAAACAGACGAAATTGAAGCAACATCTGCATTTCGATGAACGTGGATTAGCCTTTAAGGCGCTAGGGTTAGCCAAGGCAAGCTGTGCCCCCGTGGCTATCATTACCACCTCAGGAACCGCCGTCGCTAATCTTTATCCTGCAATCGTCGAAGCCTGGTTAACTCAGGTACCATTGATTGTATTGTCGGGCGACCGACCACCTGAATTGCTCGACTGCGGTGCTAATCAAGCGATCGTTCAACCTGCAATTTTTGCCAACTATGCTCAGCAGGTAAATCTACCGACTCCCGATCTGAGCATTCGACCGGAAGCACTGCTGACCACCTTAGATGCGGCTATCACCAATCAAACTCAACCCGTACATATTAATTGTATGTACCGTGAGCCACTTTATCCTGGCACCATGAGCGCAGACTTTACCGACTATTTAAGCACACTGGGGAATTGGCAACATACCTCATCGCCTTATACTCAATATGCCAAGACTCACCTAGAGAGCGCGCCTACCTCTGATGCGCTGGCGAGATTTGTTCACGGAAAAGGCGTTATCGTCGTTGGCACCCTAACGCCACAACAACAGCCCCAACTCATTGTCGAGTTCGCGCACAAGCTTGGATGGCCACTGCTGACGGATGCTCAATCTCAACTGAGACAGCATGGTGCGGCCATAGGGAATATTGATCAATTACTGTTACAGCCCAAAGCCAGGGCACTATTGCAACAGGCCGATAAGGTATTAGTATTCGGTGGACGTTTATTGTCTAAACGCCTGATTAATTATCTAGATGAGCAAAAGTGGAAAAGCTACTGGCAAGTGTTACCCCAGCAGCAAAGGCTAGATCCAAGCCACAGTGCAAAACAGATCTGGCTAAGTTCATTAAGCTCTTTTACCTCACTACCTTGGCCACGCTCTTCTGAAGCCAATTGGGCCGCGCCGTTGATCGAGGTGAATGAAAGATTAGCCACCCTGTTTGAGCGGCAAATCGACCAAGGTGAATTTGGCGAAGCCCAAGTTATCCGTGCCATTGCGAGTCAGACAGATCAACAGTTATTTATTGGTAACAGCTTGCCCGTAAGACTATATGATATGTATGCGCCAATCACTTCGGCGGCAGCCTCTGTCTACACTAACCGTGGCGCATCGGGTATCGATGGCTTGCTGGCGACCGCCTGTGGCATTGCCGCCCATAAGAAACAGCCAACAACCCTTATCATTGGCGACCTGTCTCAATTACATGATCTGAATTCATTAGCCATTGCAGCCAAACAATCGAGCCCGTTAGTCATAGTGATCCTTAACAATGATGGCGGCAATATTTTCAACCTATTACCTGTACCCGATGAGAAACTGCGTAGTGATTATTACCGGCTATCCCACGGTTTTGAGTTTGGTTACGGCGCAGCTATGTTCGGTATTGCCTACAACCAAATCGATGATATTGTCAGCTTCAATGAGGTCTATCGTGATGCCCTCGCCCACAATGGCCCATCGGTAATAGAGGTGAGTGTCGCGCAAGATCAGGCCAGCAATCAGATAGCCAAAATTGCAGCATGGATAACACAGAGCTAA
- the menH gene encoding 2-succinyl-6-hydroxy-2,4-cyclohexadiene-1-carboxylate synthase → MDNTELMLASSCYGDPSKPALVLLHGFLGNKQDWQTLMPRLSQHFYCVCLDLPGHGDSPSITLDKPGFVQVSQVIEQTLAALNVSHFHLLGYSLGGRIALHIALLMPEKVLSMTLESCHYGLDSQVSRSERLQNDEQWDERLQHLTMTEFLTLWYRQAVFADLSDDVRANLIKRRANNTAAALRSIYLATSLGQQQHLSNIPNQLVGDWHYFVGKQDKKFMHLAQQWQSKAPIKLHFFENAGHNIHLVSSQAFCNTLIQHLLKDRT, encoded by the coding sequence ATGGATAACACAGAGCTAATGTTGGCCTCAAGCTGCTATGGCGATCCGTCAAAACCTGCACTGGTATTGCTACATGGCTTTTTAGGTAACAAGCAAGACTGGCAAACACTTATGCCAAGACTGAGTCAGCACTTTTATTGTGTCTGTCTCGATCTACCGGGTCATGGCGATAGCCCTAGCATCACACTTGATAAGCCAGGTTTTGTACAAGTGTCGCAAGTTATCGAACAGACACTTGCAGCACTTAATGTGTCTCACTTCCACCTGCTCGGCTATTCATTAGGTGGCCGTATCGCACTGCATATCGCACTGCTAATGCCGGAAAAAGTGCTTAGCATGACACTCGAATCCTGTCATTATGGTCTCGATAGCCAAGTATCACGCAGCGAAAGGCTCCAAAACGACGAGCAGTGGGATGAGCGCCTGCAACATCTTACGATGACGGAATTTCTAACGCTTTGGTATCGCCAAGCGGTATTTGCTGATCTGAGTGACGATGTGAGAGCAAACTTGATCAAACGTCGGGCGAACAATACCGCCGCAGCCCTTCGCAGCATCTATCTGGCGACTTCTTTGGGGCAGCAGCAACATTTGTCTAATATACCTAACCAATTAGTAGGTGATTGGCATTATTTTGTTGGGAAACAAGACAAAAAATTTATGCATTTGGCGCAGCAGTGGCAAAGCAAGGCGCCGATTAAGCTGCATTTCTTCGAAAATGCAGGTCATAATATCCACCTAGTAAGTAGCCAAGCTTTCTGTAATACCTTGATTCAACACCTTCTAAAGGATCGTACATGA
- the menC gene encoding o-succinylbenzoate synthase — translation MTLLTLSLYSYQIPLDKLLPVGNQRIETREGLVLQVSTETQRQAVEISPLSGIDVDGQPITGFSQESIAEVIQVLVESMPSLQGLHIDKLLDVADTTPLASLAYGLSLLHAKLNGKLSLHHDSAGIIPLIYRHQDEASEHLQQRVNALSNKVHAVKVKVGQTSMEDEILLIHQILAIRPDLKLRLDANRAFTLEQAIDFCACLPLASIEYIEEPCHSAKDNVQLFQTVGIPFALDESLNDKRYQFNMLPGLTALVLKPMLIGHLNRLQQLIEEANVNGVRAVISSSLEASLGIEALKAISLECTPDEIPGLDTLSAFSCDLIVSSGKQHCLSVDDLTLIHRCK, via the coding sequence ATGACGCTCTTAACTCTTAGCCTATACAGTTATCAGATCCCGCTCGATAAACTGCTTCCTGTGGGAAATCAGCGTATTGAGACTCGAGAAGGTCTAGTGCTTCAAGTAAGCACAGAAACACAACGGCAAGCAGTAGAGATATCACCGCTATCAGGTATCGATGTTGATGGTCAGCCAATAACAGGCTTTAGTCAGGAAAGTATTGCAGAGGTTATACAAGTCCTCGTCGAATCCATGCCATCACTTCAAGGGCTACATATAGACAAACTGTTAGATGTTGCCGACACGACGCCACTTGCATCTCTCGCCTATGGCCTCAGCCTGCTACATGCCAAACTGAATGGAAAACTATCCCTTCACCATGACAGTGCTGGCATTATTCCGCTGATCTATCGCCATCAAGATGAAGCCTCGGAGCATTTACAGCAACGCGTTAACGCATTAAGTAATAAGGTTCATGCGGTAAAGGTTAAAGTCGGACAAACCTCGATGGAAGATGAGATCCTACTCATACACCAAATCTTGGCTATTCGTCCCGATCTCAAGCTCAGACTCGATGCCAATCGCGCTTTTACTCTAGAGCAAGCGATCGATTTCTGCGCCTGCCTGCCATTGGCTTCAATTGAGTATATTGAAGAACCTTGCCACAGCGCCAAAGATAACGTGCAACTTTTCCAAACTGTGGGAATCCCTTTTGCATTAGATGAAAGCCTAAACGATAAAAGGTATCAATTTAACATGCTCCCAGGACTCACAGCTTTAGTGCTTAAGCCTATGTTAATAGGGCACCTTAATCGCTTACAGCAACTTATCGAAGAGGCCAATGTTAATGGCGTTAGAGCCGTTATTAGCTCAAGCCTTGAAGCGAGCCTAGGCATCGAAGCACTCAAAGCGATAAGCCTCGAATGCACGCCAGATGAAATTCCAGGGTTAGACACCTTATCAGCCTTTAGCTGCGATCTTATTGTCTCTAGCGGAAAGCAACACTGCTTAAGCGTCGACGACTTAACCCTTATTCATCGGTGCAAATAG
- a CDS encoding AMP-binding protein: MALLISPVHHSAVVAPKQTAIYFWQNRAYHSLSYCQLSNIVSSVATQLKQAGLKAGDRLACIDNNSKEMVILYWACIDASIIFCPLSPRFPKIQISELSQCYQFDRFWAPQQFQHLLPESSLEIDFITPLINATPETIDSSQPANIILTSGSSGQPKAAVHCLANHIFSAKGSSELIAINQGDNWLLSLPLFHIGGLAIINRCALDQAAITLPAAELSLGEQLQQLTLTHLSLVATQLIRLLEQDKNALIGIKALLLGGGAIGSSLLDKLKPLGINAYTSYGMTEMSSQITTGLATSKGSSGKLLAGRELKIIEQQIYVKGKTLFMGYLAPNNPPKRSQNKPQVLEPEIHQDIQQGGKRLWRPLDNEGWFNTQDLGYWDEEGDLVIIGRADNMFVCGGENVQPEEIEAALKRHPKITDAIVFPIPDSEFGFLPAAIIKGCVSETSDLDDFVRQYVASFKRPRQYFAWPNIEIASLKVSRKQLIAAVLYQSV, encoded by the coding sequence GTGGCCTTACTTATCTCACCTGTGCATCACTCTGCGGTGGTAGCGCCAAAACAAACGGCCATCTATTTTTGGCAAAATAGGGCATACCACAGCCTAAGTTATTGTCAGCTGAGTAATATAGTCTCATCGGTTGCCACTCAACTTAAACAAGCAGGGCTTAAAGCTGGAGATCGTTTAGCCTGTATCGACAATAATTCAAAAGAGATGGTCATTCTGTATTGGGCATGTATCGATGCGAGTATCATCTTCTGCCCTTTGTCACCACGGTTCCCCAAAATACAAATTAGCGAGTTAAGTCAATGTTATCAGTTTGATAGGTTCTGGGCGCCGCAACAATTTCAGCATCTTTTGCCTGAATCATCTCTAGAGATAGATTTTATAACCCCCCTAATTAACGCCACCCCAGAGACCATAGATAGCTCACAGCCAGCCAACATCATTTTGACCTCAGGCAGCAGCGGCCAACCTAAAGCCGCAGTGCATTGCTTAGCCAACCATATCTTCAGTGCCAAAGGCTCAAGCGAACTCATTGCGATTAATCAAGGCGACAACTGGCTACTGTCACTCCCGCTGTTCCATATAGGTGGGCTCGCGATTATCAATCGCTGCGCGCTCGATCAAGCGGCTATAACTCTTCCCGCAGCCGAACTGTCGCTAGGTGAACAACTACAACAGCTCACTCTGACCCATCTCTCTTTAGTTGCTACCCAGCTGATTAGGTTGCTGGAACAAGACAAAAATGCACTCATAGGCATTAAGGCGCTGCTCCTTGGCGGAGGCGCTATTGGGTCATCGCTTCTGGATAAGCTCAAACCGCTAGGAATAAACGCTTATACTAGCTACGGAATGACCGAGATGAGCTCTCAAATCACCACCGGATTGGCCACCAGTAAAGGCAGCAGTGGTAAGTTGTTAGCTGGACGCGAATTAAAGATTATTGAGCAGCAAATTTATGTCAAAGGTAAAACCCTGTTTATGGGCTACCTGGCACCCAACAACCCACCCAAAAGATCACAAAACAAGCCTCAAGTATTAGAACCAGAGATCCACCAAGATATACAACAAGGCGGAAAAAGGCTTTGGCGACCACTAGACAATGAAGGCTGGTTTAACACGCAAGATTTAGGTTATTGGGATGAAGAGGGAGATCTAGTTATTATTGGCCGCGCCGACAATATGTTTGTCTGTGGCGGCGAAAATGTGCAGCCAGAAGAGATTGAAGCCGCCCTTAAGCGCCATCCAAAAATCACCGATGCGATTGTCTTTCCAATACCAGACAGCGAATTTGGCTTCCTTCCCGCGGCGATTATCAAAGGCTGCGTTAGCGAAACCAGCGACCTTGATGATTTTGTACGCCAATATGTTGCCAGTTTTAAACGCCCAAGACAGTATTTTGCGTGGCCCAATATCGAAATCGCTAGCCTTAAGGTTTCTCGCAAACAGCTTATCGCGGCAGTATTATACCAATCAGTATAA
- the rpoH gene encoding RNA polymerase sigma factor RpoH, with protein MTSQTQSMALVVPQSSGSLEAYIHSAHNISMLEPQEEYELAKRLQETGDLQAAKQLIMSHLRFVVHVAKGYSGYGLPQADLIQEGNIGLMKAVKRFDPDVGVRLVSFAVHWIKAEIHEYVLKNWRIVKVATTKAQRKLFFNLRKAKKRLGWFSDEEVTMVAENLGVSKADVTEMESRMAAQDPAFDLASDNDDDQDYSPVHYLEDHSSDLASQVENDNFESDNQTRLLAAIKTLDERSQHILQARWLNDEKTTLQELAATYQVSAERIRQLEKNAMNKLKGRMEV; from the coding sequence ATGACAAGTCAAACGCAATCAATGGCACTAGTTGTCCCTCAAAGCAGCGGTAGCTTAGAGGCTTATATTCATTCTGCGCACAACATTAGTATGTTGGAGCCTCAGGAAGAGTATGAGCTAGCGAAGCGTTTGCAAGAGACTGGTGACCTTCAGGCTGCGAAGCAGTTGATTATGTCTCATCTTCGTTTCGTTGTTCATGTCGCTAAAGGTTATTCTGGCTATGGCCTGCCACAGGCAGATCTTATCCAAGAGGGTAACATTGGTTTGATGAAGGCGGTAAAACGTTTTGATCCAGATGTGGGTGTCCGTCTTGTCTCTTTTGCTGTTCATTGGATAAAAGCTGAAATCCATGAATATGTGCTGAAAAACTGGCGTATCGTTAAAGTGGCAACCACTAAGGCGCAGCGCAAGTTGTTCTTCAATCTACGCAAAGCTAAGAAACGTCTTGGCTGGTTTAGTGATGAAGAGGTGACTATGGTTGCCGAAAACCTGGGCGTCTCTAAAGCCGATGTGACCGAAATGGAATCACGTATGGCGGCGCAAGATCCCGCATTCGATCTTGCAAGTGATAACGATGATGATCAAGATTATTCACCTGTGCACTACCTTGAAGATCACTCTTCAGATCTGGCGTCTCAGGTAGAAAATGATAATTTCGAATCAGATAACCAAACGCGACTGTTAGCAGCCATCAAGACCCTTGATGAGCGTAGTCAACATATTTTACAAGCGCGTTGGTTGAATGATGAGAAGACGACATTGCAAGAGCTTGCCGCAACCTATCAAGTCTCTGCTGAACGTATCAGGCAGCTAGAAAAGAACGCCATGAATAAGCTCAAAGGGCGCATGGAAGTTTAA
- the ftsX gene encoding permease-like cell division protein FtsX, with protein MSQKPQLVRSKLPFTGRIVMFFIRHIQHAMGSMGELWRNPISSLMTMAVLGVSLSLPAALQVLVKNAETITQSWNSAAEISLFINEGRSERTIQSLITRISAYSEVSAVNYINRDQALDEFQRLSGFGEAIAYLDENPLPAVITVTPGLKYASPNGARELLKKLELEPEVSFGRLDIEWLERLQAVVRLLERTVLAIAVLLVLAVVLVIGNTIRLAIMNRRTEIEVMKLVGATESFIQRPFLYTGIWFGVIGGILAWLIINVLVWYLDGALADLLGLYGSRLEMQSLTVVELGQLVLLASFLGWLGSYLSVRQHLRAIEPS; from the coding sequence ATGAGTCAGAAACCTCAATTAGTTCGCAGTAAACTTCCTTTTACTGGGCGCATAGTGATGTTCTTCATCCGTCATATTCAGCATGCAATGGGCAGCATGGGGGAGTTATGGCGCAATCCTATCTCATCACTGATGACAATGGCGGTATTGGGCGTGAGTCTTAGTCTGCCGGCTGCATTACAAGTATTGGTTAAGAATGCTGAAACCATCACTCAATCATGGAATAGTGCGGCTGAGATATCCCTGTTTATTAATGAGGGGAGAAGCGAACGTACGATACAGAGCTTGATCACCCGTATTAGCGCTTATTCAGAGGTGAGTGCGGTAAATTATATCAATCGTGATCAGGCATTGGATGAGTTTCAACGTCTGTCTGGATTTGGTGAGGCGATTGCCTATTTAGATGAAAACCCATTACCTGCGGTGATCACCGTTACGCCAGGACTGAAATATGCGAGTCCAAATGGGGCCAGAGAGCTGTTAAAGAAGCTGGAGCTAGAGCCGGAAGTAAGTTTCGGTCGACTGGATATTGAGTGGCTAGAACGTTTGCAGGCCGTGGTGCGATTGTTGGAACGTACCGTGTTGGCTATTGCGGTATTGTTGGTCTTGGCGGTCGTACTCGTGATTGGTAACACCATTCGATTGGCTATCATGAATCGACGCACCGAAATTGAGGTGATGAAATTAGTTGGAGCCACCGAAAGCTTTATCCAACGTCCCTTTCTTTATACTGGGATCTGGTTTGGAGTGATTGGTGGTATCTTAGCTTGGCTCATTATCAATGTGCTGGTGTGGTATCTTGATGGCGCGCTTGCCGATCTATTAGGCCTCTATGGTAGTCGCTTGGAGATGCAGTCATTAACGGTCGTTGAGTTAGGTCAATTAGTGTTGCTTGCCTCGTTTTTAGGTTGGTTAGGCTCCTATCTATCTGTGCGTCAACACTTGCGCGCTATAGAGCCGTCATGA
- the ftsE gene encoding cell division ATP-binding protein FtsE, giving the protein MIRFEQVSKIYSGGQKALSDVSFHLQRGEMAFLTGHSGAGKSTLLKLITVIERANAGRVSINGHDIANIRPKDVPYLRRDIGMIFQNHHLLMDRSVFDNIALPLVIEGFALHEIKKRVLAALDMVGLYGKERHYPIMLSGGEQQRVGIARAIVNKPPLLLADEPTGNLDPKLSMDILRLFETFNDSGTTVLIATHDLGLIARMKYRTLTLKQGRILGGEELSASPNL; this is encoded by the coding sequence ATGATTCGATTTGAGCAAGTGAGTAAAATTTATTCTGGTGGACAGAAGGCGCTCAGCGATGTCAGTTTTCACCTGCAGCGTGGAGAGATGGCATTTTTAACTGGCCACTCTGGCGCAGGTAAGAGTACCTTACTCAAGTTAATTACTGTGATTGAACGCGCGAATGCTGGACGTGTTTCAATTAACGGTCATGACATTGCTAATATTCGCCCTAAAGATGTGCCCTATCTTCGCCGTGATATCGGCATGATTTTCCAAAATCATCACCTGCTGATGGATCGTAGTGTATTTGACAATATCGCCTTACCTCTTGTTATCGAAGGTTTTGCACTCCATGAGATAAAAAAGCGTGTTCTGGCCGCACTCGATATGGTGGGGCTGTATGGCAAAGAGCGCCATTATCCCATCATGTTATCCGGCGGTGAGCAGCAGCGAGTGGGCATTGCTCGTGCTATTGTCAACAAGCCCCCACTGTTGTTAGCCGATGAACCTACTGGTAACTTAGATCCCAAATTGTCCATGGATATATTGCGCCTGTTTGAGACCTTTAACGATTCGGGCACGACAGTACTTATCGCGACTCATGATCTTGGGTTAATCGCGCGAATGAAATATCGTACCTTGACCTTGAAGCAAGGTCGAATACTCGGTGGTGAAGAGCTTTCAGCTTCACCCAACTTGTAA
- the ftsY gene encoding signal recognition particle-docking protein FtsY: MAKKGFFSWFRKDKSKEEVAAPEVEVTSEVEQIEQSEAERIEAERIATEQAEQERVSALKAAEEARLALEQAEAARIEAERIATEQERVNALKAAEEARLASEKAEVERVAAELAEQVVVIEAAEDAVEVQPETQAEVQAETQSEKQPEPQQKPSKEGFFARLKRGLKRTSENIGSGFVGLFKGKKIDEDLFEELEEQLLIADVGVETTTRLIKSLTEQASRKQLKDGEALYDLMREEMQKTLDPVSIPLVPENVDGPFVILMVGVNGVGKTTTIGKLAKQYQKQGKSVMLAAGDTFRAAAVEQLQVWGQRNDIPVVAQHTGADSASVLFDALQAARARKIDVLIADTAGRLQNKAHLMDELKKVVRVMKKLDESAPHEVMLTLDASTGQNAISQAQLFKEAVGVTGITISKLDGTAKGGVIFAIADKFGIPIRHIGVGEQIDDLRPFDAKDFVDALFSQEGEEQ; this comes from the coding sequence ATGGCAAAGAAAGGTTTTTTTTCCTGGTTCCGTAAAGACAAATCGAAAGAGGAAGTCGCGGCCCCAGAAGTAGAAGTAACATCTGAAGTAGAACAAATAGAGCAATCGGAAGCTGAACGTATCGAAGCTGAACGTATTGCAACCGAGCAGGCTGAGCAAGAACGTGTTAGTGCGCTTAAGGCGGCAGAAGAGGCGCGTTTGGCATTAGAGCAAGCGGAAGCTGCCCGTATCGAAGCTGAACGTATTGCAACCGAGCAGGAACGTGTTAATGCACTTAAGGCGGCAGAAGAGGCGCGTTTGGCATCAGAGAAAGCGGAAGTCGAGCGTGTAGCTGCCGAACTAGCTGAGCAAGTTGTCGTTATCGAAGCTGCTGAGGATGCCGTAGAAGTACAGCCAGAAACTCAAGCAGAAGTTCAGGCAGAAACTCAATCTGAGAAGCAGCCCGAACCTCAACAGAAGCCGAGTAAAGAGGGCTTCTTTGCCCGTCTTAAACGTGGCCTAAAGCGTACTAGTGAGAATATTGGTAGTGGTTTTGTTGGTCTGTTTAAGGGTAAGAAGATCGATGAAGATCTGTTTGAAGAACTCGAAGAGCAGCTATTGATCGCCGATGTGGGCGTTGAAACGACCACGCGTTTAATCAAAAGTCTGACAGAGCAGGCGAGTCGCAAGCAGCTTAAAGATGGAGAAGCATTGTACGACCTGATGCGCGAAGAGATGCAAAAGACGTTAGATCCGGTGAGCATTCCCTTAGTGCCTGAAAATGTCGATGGTCCTTTCGTTATTTTGATGGTGGGTGTCAATGGTGTCGGTAAAACCACCACCATAGGTAAATTAGCAAAACAGTATCAAAAACAGGGTAAGTCTGTCATGTTAGCAGCAGGTGATACCTTCCGCGCCGCGGCGGTAGAGCAGCTGCAAGTATGGGGGCAACGTAATGATATTCCTGTTGTTGCACAGCATACTGGTGCCGATAGTGCTTCGGTGTTGTTTGATGCGTTGCAAGCGGCTCGTGCTCGTAAAATTGATGTGTTGATCGCCGATACCGCTGGCCGATTGCAGAATAAAGCGCATTTGATGGATGAGCTTAAAAAAGTTGTTCGAGTAATGAAGAAGCTCGATGAGTCTGCGCCTCACGAGGTAATGTTGACCTTGGATGCGAGCACTGGACAGAATGCAATTAGTCAGGCTCAGCTATTTAAAGAAGCGGTCGGTGTAACAGGGATCACCATCAGTAAGTTAGATGGCACAGCAAAAGGCGGTGTCATTTTCGCAATTGCTGATAAGTTTGGTATTCCTATTCGTCATATTGGTGTTGGTGAGCAGATAGATGATCTACGACCATTCGATGCCAAAGATTTTGTCGATGCATTATTTAGTCAAGAAGGTGAAGAGCAATAA